A single region of the Fibrobacter sp. genome encodes:
- a CDS encoding aminotransferase class I/II-fold pyridoxal phosphate-dependent enzyme — protein sequence MAFDPQAQELNESIRSANPHVFNLLSERGKAIYFPKQGILSQTAEARGKKINATIGTALEDNGFPMILESLDSLLNLKHKEGFSYAPSFGRPEIRKIWKDLMYRKNPSLKGKEFSLPIVTCALTHGLSMAGYLFVNENERVICPDLFWENYQLIFNNAYHGKIDSYPTFVDNCRFNIEGLRSKIQESGIGKKIVILNFPNNPTGYTVTVQEAEEIRKILVEEADRGSEIVVFIDDAYFGLVFEQGILEESMFSLLADAHERILAVKFDGPTKEDYVWGFRVGFVTFATKLNSDALYSALEEKTAGAIRGNISNASNIAQTLLLAAYSNAAYNDEKAKKYSILKRRYEKIRQLLSLHPEYYDYFSPLPFNSGYFMCVKVKCGDAERVRRVLLDKYDTGIVAQKDLIRIAFSSTPLNSIEMLLENIYQAAKECTH from the coding sequence CTCTCTGAACGAGGGAAAGCAATTTACTTCCCCAAACAGGGAATCCTCTCCCAGACTGCAGAAGCAAGAGGCAAGAAAATCAATGCTACAATCGGTACAGCCCTGGAAGACAATGGCTTTCCCATGATTCTTGAGTCACTGGATTCACTTCTGAATCTCAAACACAAGGAGGGATTTTCATACGCCCCCAGTTTCGGACGTCCTGAGATAAGGAAAATCTGGAAAGATCTGATGTACCGGAAAAATCCCTCTCTTAAAGGCAAAGAATTCAGCCTTCCGATTGTTACATGCGCTCTTACTCACGGCTTATCAATGGCCGGGTATCTTTTTGTAAATGAAAACGAAAGAGTGATCTGCCCCGATCTGTTCTGGGAAAACTACCAGTTGATTTTCAATAATGCATATCATGGTAAGATTGACTCCTATCCCACATTTGTGGATAACTGCAGGTTCAATATCGAGGGGTTGAGGAGTAAAATCCAGGAATCAGGAATTGGGAAAAAGATCGTTATACTCAATTTTCCCAACAATCCCACCGGATACACGGTAACAGTTCAGGAAGCAGAAGAGATCAGGAAGATTCTGGTTGAAGAGGCAGACAGAGGAAGTGAAATAGTTGTTTTTATCGATGATGCCTATTTCGGCTTGGTGTTTGAACAGGGAATCCTGGAAGAATCGATGTTTTCACTTCTTGCAGATGCGCATGAACGGATCCTGGCAGTAAAATTTGACGGGCCGACAAAAGAGGATTATGTCTGGGGTTTCAGAGTCGGATTCGTTACATTTGCGACAAAACTCAATTCAGATGCTTTATACTCCGCACTTGAAGAAAAAACGGCAGGAGCGATTCGGGGCAATATCTCCAATGCTTCCAATATCGCCCAGACACTTCTCCTTGCAGCATACTCCAATGCTGCTTATAATGATGAAAAAGCAAAGAAATATTCCATTCTTAAGCGCCGATATGAGAAAATCCGTCAATTGCTCTCCCTGCATCCTGAATACTATGATTATTTTTCTCCCCTTCCGTTCAATTCAGGTTATTTCATGTGCGTAAAGGTTAAATGCGGTGATGCAGAAAGAGTACGAAGGGTGTTACTTGATAAATACGACACAGGGATTGTCGCACAAAAAGATTTGATAAGAATAGCCTTTTCATCTACTCCTCTCAACTCAATCGAAATGCTGTTGGAAAATATCTATCAGGCTGCAAAGGAATGCACCCATTGA
- a CDS encoding HAD family hydrolase, translating into MSDEGRIAGVIFDLDGTLYRMTWVMRPLLTMKILPHILRLPRFLKIRQRFAGKEMGSRDELLDAISEILARSEKIPASQAKNWILESFYPAFISVMSVFRGSRSVATILESLKNAGIKLAVLSDYAQVEERMNGLGIAHSYFDLVTSSETAGALKPSPRPFLDIASKWGISPDKILVVGDRNDTDGEAARAAGMKFLKVNNRPASEGKTWNEAVEELKLLC; encoded by the coding sequence ATGAGTGATGAAGGAAGAATTGCGGGGGTAATTTTTGATCTTGACGGTACGCTGTACCGGATGACTTGGGTAATGCGGCCCCTGCTGACAATGAAAATACTCCCCCACATTCTTCGTCTTCCCAGATTTTTAAAGATTCGTCAGCGCTTTGCCGGAAAGGAGATGGGATCCCGGGATGAGCTGCTCGATGCCATCAGCGAGATACTTGCCAGATCAGAAAAGATCCCGGCATCACAGGCAAAGAACTGGATACTTGAATCTTTTTACCCGGCGTTTATCTCGGTAATGAGTGTCTTCCGCGGTTCCCGTTCTGTAGCCACAATCCTTGAATCACTGAAAAACGCTGGAATCAAGCTTGCGGTCCTCTCAGATTATGCGCAGGTGGAGGAGCGCATGAATGGACTGGGTATCGCCCATTCTTACTTCGATCTCGTCACATCGTCTGAAACCGCCGGAGCACTGAAACCCTCTCCCAGACCGTTTCTTGACATCGCTTCAAAATGGGGGATCTCCCCTGACAAGATTCTGGTAGTAGGCGACAGGAATGATACTGACGGCGAGGCAGCCAGAGCAGCAGGAATGAAATTTTTAAAGGTCAATAACAGACCTGCAAGTGAAGGCAAGACCTGGAATGAAGCAGTTGAAGAACTGAAACTGCTCTGCTGA
- the hrpA gene encoding ATP-dependent RNA helicase HrpA, with amino-acid sequence MSFHCQEHLPIYQLKEAIVESIRSNQVTVVAGETGSGKTTQLPLFCLEAGRGGMGRIGCTQPRRIAAISLARYVSTLFSDPGQVGYKIRFREDLSSDAKIKFMTDGILLAEIAGDPLLSRYDTLIIDEAHERSINVDFLLGFMRRILSQRPDLHLVISSATIDTRLFSRAFHNAPVITVPGRLFPVEIRYKPVIELWKGESMDSYVEGVVSSVQEIIGSGEKGDILAFLPTIDDVTETVNRIRQVTGENCDVLPLHSRISPELQQKIFKSSKNRKIIAATNIAETSITVPGIRFVIDTGLARLLRYEPMAGFSRMPVERVSRASADQRAGRCGRVQDGICIRLYSEQDYLSRSAFTTPELRRANLSGVILKMLALRFYDVSRFPFLQHPPMKAIHDGYQQLRDLGAIDKKNRLTSLGKKMALLPVDPRLSRILLYATKHGAAKEILIIASALSVEDPLCGVNGQARIFRNPESDFLSYLNLWSALQRRIRGKKLSASLLKKFCSDYNLMPLRIREWYDAHRQLERLCRSIHGFLNQPDRKASSEAIHKSLLAGLKDGIAFRVDKGLYHGISGEIRVFPSSALFRKNHQWVLFAEIVETSRVYGRIAAVIRPGWIEEIFRDQCSYSNHDPWFDPESGTVKAYQEVTYKGLSLVHNRIVDLSSVDKKLAVEIFIKESLVKEKAGLKYRFLQRNHDLLREINTAERKLRKRLIHDESDRESFYEERLPDVSTLQELNREIRRHGSDSFLIFKPADLSLEELPDLSENYPDQLILCGEIVPVTYSYCPGEENDGASVVISEEIYKSVPLYYWEWLLPSFLEKRVEIILDLIRDKLESRSVLRHDAKRELMEKLSVADGSFLNAVCMYVRELFSIQISPEQVLKRIPENLWLSVTVKGSNSIIKSRFRLPLSKPSIEHPGCRKRSRIWGPLCSELEKDFSEVWNQPFLLKPVPVKPSGNLIPVRMIPALCREDHSISVKAFFSPYFARSAHSEAIAHLLETKLVEKLAWELESFRLSLQLVYAYKDLCSREELHDTACRIFTGKILSLPDPLPDSKSTFQILYQDAENRIPGTGQKTIELLDRIISELNACSALLARRERKYGKILSGEEFKEAVNNYIGILFNDAVPAGFIERLPVYISGLGNRINTAFFEPARYRDISQKIRFFSLKIEKLIANPNLTSYERLSAWELRILLEELILFYFSGSSPKNRICEKEQILHEKMGQWSYAAFNS; translated from the coding sequence ATGAGTTTTCACTGCCAGGAACATCTGCCGATTTATCAGTTGAAAGAAGCGATAGTCGAGTCTATTCGCTCAAACCAGGTAACTGTTGTTGCCGGGGAGACCGGATCAGGAAAAACTACACAACTGCCGCTTTTTTGCCTGGAAGCGGGAAGGGGAGGGATGGGACGGATCGGCTGCACCCAGCCCAGAAGAATTGCAGCAATCTCTCTGGCCAGGTATGTCAGCACTCTTTTTTCTGATCCCGGACAGGTTGGCTATAAAATCAGGTTCCGGGAAGATCTCTCTTCTGATGCAAAAATAAAATTCATGACTGATGGCATTCTTCTTGCCGAGATTGCCGGTGACCCGCTTCTCAGTCGGTACGACACACTGATAATAGACGAAGCCCATGAGAGGAGCATCAATGTGGATTTCCTTCTTGGCTTCATGAGAAGAATCCTGTCGCAGAGACCCGACCTGCACCTTGTTATCTCCTCGGCAACTATCGACACCAGACTTTTTTCCCGTGCCTTTCATAATGCACCGGTTATCACCGTTCCCGGACGCCTCTTTCCGGTTGAGATAAGGTACAAACCGGTAATAGAGTTGTGGAAAGGGGAGAGCATGGACTCTTATGTTGAGGGAGTGGTCTCATCTGTGCAGGAGATCATAGGTTCTGGTGAAAAAGGAGATATCCTCGCTTTTCTCCCCACAATTGACGATGTAACAGAAACTGTTAACCGGATAAGACAGGTGACCGGGGAGAACTGTGATGTGCTTCCGCTTCACAGCCGCATCTCTCCTGAGTTACAGCAGAAAATATTCAAGTCTTCAAAGAACCGTAAAATCATAGCTGCAACCAATATCGCAGAAACATCGATTACTGTTCCCGGTATCCGTTTTGTAATAGATACAGGACTTGCAAGGCTGCTCCGATACGAGCCGATGGCGGGTTTCAGCCGTATGCCGGTAGAGAGGGTCTCGAGGGCATCTGCGGATCAGAGGGCCGGAAGGTGCGGACGGGTACAGGATGGTATCTGTATCAGGTTATATTCTGAACAGGATTACCTGTCAAGGTCCGCGTTCACCACACCTGAATTGCGCAGAGCCAATCTCTCCGGTGTTATTCTGAAAATGCTCGCACTGCGGTTTTATGATGTCTCAAGGTTTCCATTCCTGCAGCATCCACCCATGAAGGCTATTCATGATGGCTATCAGCAGTTAAGAGATCTTGGTGCCATTGACAAAAAGAACAGGTTGACCTCGCTGGGAAAGAAAATGGCACTCCTTCCTGTCGACCCCAGACTCTCCCGCATACTTCTTTACGCAACGAAACACGGAGCGGCAAAAGAGATCCTGATCATTGCATCAGCCTTGTCGGTTGAAGACCCTCTATGCGGTGTAAACGGGCAAGCTCGTATCTTCCGCAACCCGGAATCAGATTTCCTCAGTTATCTCAATCTCTGGTCTGCATTGCAAAGAAGAATCAGAGGTAAAAAGCTTTCCGCATCTTTACTGAAGAAATTCTGTTCCGATTACAATCTTATGCCGCTTCGTATCAGAGAGTGGTATGATGCCCACAGGCAGCTTGAAAGATTATGCCGCTCTATTCATGGCTTTCTGAATCAACCTGACAGGAAAGCTTCTTCCGAAGCAATCCATAAAAGCCTGCTGGCTGGACTCAAAGATGGAATAGCGTTCAGAGTCGATAAGGGGCTCTATCATGGGATAAGCGGGGAGATCCGTGTTTTCCCATCTTCTGCCCTGTTCAGGAAAAATCATCAATGGGTCCTGTTTGCCGAGATTGTGGAAACAAGCAGAGTTTATGGAAGAATCGCGGCTGTGATCAGACCCGGATGGATCGAGGAGATTTTCAGGGATCAGTGTTCCTATTCAAATCATGACCCCTGGTTTGATCCTGAAAGCGGAACTGTAAAGGCATATCAGGAAGTCACATATAAAGGCTTATCACTTGTCCACAATCGTATAGTCGATCTGTCCTCTGTTGATAAAAAACTGGCCGTTGAGATTTTCATAAAAGAATCGCTGGTAAAGGAAAAGGCCGGCCTGAAGTACCGTTTCCTGCAGAGGAACCATGATTTGCTCCGGGAAATCAACACCGCAGAACGCAAGCTAAGGAAGCGCCTGATCCACGATGAATCGGACCGTGAATCTTTTTACGAGGAAAGACTTCCCGATGTATCCACTCTGCAGGAACTAAACAGGGAGATCCGCCGGCATGGATCAGACTCCTTTCTGATATTTAAACCCGCTGATCTCTCTCTTGAAGAGTTACCGGACCTTTCAGAGAATTACCCTGATCAGTTGATTCTCTGTGGAGAGATTGTTCCTGTAACCTACTCCTATTGTCCCGGTGAAGAAAATGACGGGGCATCGGTGGTGATCAGTGAAGAGATCTACAAGTCAGTACCTCTTTACTACTGGGAGTGGCTGCTGCCCTCATTTCTCGAAAAAAGGGTTGAAATCATTCTTGATCTGATAAGAGATAAACTGGAAAGCCGCAGTGTTCTGCGGCATGATGCCAAAAGGGAGCTGATGGAAAAACTGAGTGTTGCCGATGGTTCTTTTCTAAATGCAGTGTGCATGTATGTTCGTGAACTATTCAGTATTCAGATCTCCCCGGAACAGGTTCTGAAGCGCATTCCGGAGAATCTGTGGCTCAGTGTGACTGTAAAAGGCAGCAACAGCATCATTAAGTCCAGATTCCGTCTACCCTTAAGTAAACCATCTATTGAACATCCCGGATGCAGAAAGCGAAGCAGGATCTGGGGACCACTCTGCTCTGAATTAGAGAAGGATTTTTCGGAGGTGTGGAATCAGCCATTTCTTCTGAAACCCGTTCCTGTAAAGCCGTCAGGGAACCTTATACCTGTCAGAATGATACCTGCTCTCTGCAGAGAGGATCATAGTATTTCTGTAAAGGCTTTCTTTTCACCATACTTTGCCCGCAGTGCTCATTCAGAAGCTATTGCACACCTGCTTGAGACTAAGCTTGTGGAAAAACTTGCCTGGGAACTGGAATCTTTCAGACTGTCGCTCCAGCTTGTTTATGCATACAAGGATCTTTGCAGCAGAGAGGAACTGCATGATACCGCATGTCGCATCTTCACTGGTAAAATACTCTCATTGCCGGACCCTTTACCCGACAGCAAGAGTACATTTCAGATTCTGTACCAGGATGCTGAAAACAGAATTCCCGGTACCGGACAGAAGACAATTGAACTTCTTGACAGGATCATCTCGGAACTGAATGCCTGTTCCGCGCTGCTGGCCAGGAGAGAGCGAAAATACGGTAAAATCCTGTCAGGTGAGGAGTTTAAAGAGGCAGTCAACAATTACATTGGAATACTTTTTAATGATGCTGTTCCGGCTGGGTTTATCGAAAGGCTCCCGGTTTACATCAGTGGTTTAGGAAACAGAATCAACACAGCTTTTTTTGAACCGGCCAGATACCGGGATATTTCTCAGAAGATAAGGTTCTTTTCCTTGAAAATCGAGAAACTTATTGCTAACCCCAATCTTACCTCTTACGAAAGATTATCTGCCTGGGAACTGAGAATTCTTCTTGAGGAACTAATTCTTTTTTATTTTTCCGGCAGCTCCCCAAAAAACCGTATCTGTGAAAAAGAGCAGATCCTGCATGAAAAAATGGGGCAATGGAGTTATGCAGCTTTTAATTCCTGA
- the icd gene encoding NADP-dependent isocitrate dehydrogenase, translating into MAERITMINGKLNIPDNPIIPFIEGDGTGPDIWRASKYVLEQAVNKAYNGKRSIVWKEVLAGEKAFNTTGNWLPQETIDTFREYLLGIKGPLTTPVGGGIRSLNVALRQILDLYVCLRPVRYFKGVPSPVKNPEKVDMVIFRENTEDVYSGKELESGSEKVAKLLAFLKNEYGWEIRQDSAIGIKPISKGGSERLIRAAIEYAIENNRKSITLVHKGNIQKFTEGAFRAWGYELAKREFSGKVVSWEECGGKPAEGQILLKDAIADIFFQQALTRADEFDVVATMNLNGDYISDALAAQVGGIGIAPGANINYQTGHAIFEATHGTAPKYANQDKVNPSSVILSGEMMLRYMKWTEAADLVIKGIERAIESGTVTYDFARLMEKAETVSCSRFGQRIVECM; encoded by the coding sequence ATGGCTGAACGAATTACGATGATAAACGGGAAGTTGAATATTCCTGACAACCCCATAATTCCCTTCATTGAGGGGGATGGTACCGGCCCGGATATCTGGCGTGCATCAAAGTACGTTCTTGAGCAGGCGGTGAATAAAGCCTACAACGGGAAAAGAAGTATTGTCTGGAAAGAGGTTCTTGCTGGAGAAAAAGCTTTTAATACAACAGGAAACTGGCTTCCGCAGGAAACAATAGACACTTTCAGGGAATATCTTCTGGGAATCAAGGGTCCGCTTACTACTCCGGTGGGCGGAGGAATCCGTTCCCTGAATGTTGCTTTGCGGCAGATTCTTGATCTCTATGTCTGTTTGAGGCCTGTGAGGTACTTTAAGGGAGTCCCATCACCGGTAAAAAATCCTGAAAAAGTAGATATGGTGATATTCAGGGAAAACACCGAAGATGTCTACTCAGGGAAGGAACTGGAGAGCGGATCAGAGAAAGTGGCCAAACTACTGGCATTTCTGAAAAATGAATATGGCTGGGAGATTCGTCAGGACTCAGCTATCGGGATCAAACCGATTTCTAAAGGCGGTTCGGAGCGGCTTATAAGAGCAGCCATAGAGTACGCAATCGAGAATAATCGAAAGAGTATTACACTGGTCCATAAGGGGAATATTCAGAAATTTACTGAGGGTGCATTCAGGGCCTGGGGATACGAACTGGCAAAAAGGGAGTTCAGTGGTAAAGTAGTATCCTGGGAAGAGTGCGGAGGAAAACCGGCAGAAGGACAGATACTTCTGAAGGATGCAATAGCGGATATTTTCTTTCAGCAGGCTCTTACACGTGCTGATGAGTTTGATGTTGTAGCAACAATGAACCTCAATGGTGATTATATTTCAGATGCTCTGGCCGCTCAGGTTGGAGGGATAGGAATTGCTCCAGGAGCGAATATAAATTATCAGACCGGACATGCAATTTTTGAGGCAACACATGGAACTGCCCCGAAATACGCCAATCAGGATAAAGTAAACCCCTCATCTGTAATCCTTTCCGGTGAAATGATGCTCAGATATATGAAATGGACTGAAGCGGCGGACCTGGTGATTAAAGGGATCGAACGGGCTATAGAATCCGGAACAGTCACCTACGATTTTGCCCGCCTTATGGAAAAAGCGGAAACAGTCTCCTGCTCAAGGTTCGGACAGAGAATAGTAGAATGCATGTAA